Below is a window of Flavobacterium cyclinae DNA.
CGCCTACAATATGTTGAAAAAATGGCTTCGCTTTTAAATCCTAATGGAAAATTAGCAGGACTATTATTTGATTTTCCTTTAACAGCTGAAGGTCCCCCATTTGGAGGTTCTGTAACCGAATATTTGAATCTGTTTTCAGACAAATTCAACATAAAAACACTAGAAAAAGCATATAATTCGATTAAGCCACGAGAAAATAAGGAACTCTTTTTTATCTTTGAGGTCAAATAACAACACACATGGAAAATATTATTTTAACACACGAAGAAATCAAACACAAAACCAAACGAATTGCTTACCAAATTTTCGAAACATTCGTAAATGAAGAGGAAGTAATTTTAGCAGGAATTGCTAATAACGGGTATATTTTTGCCCAAAAAGTTGCTGCAGAACTAGCTTTGATATCGGATTTAAAAATAACACTTTGTGAAGTTAAAATAAACAAACAAAATCCTCAAGAATCAATAAACACTTCAATACCTAGTGAATATTATAAAAATAAAGGATTAGTACTTATTGATGATGTTCTTAATTCAGGAACTACCTTAATTTATGGCGTAAAACACTTTTTAGAAGTTCCTTTAAGCAAATTTAAAACTGCTGTTTTAGTAGATAGAAATCATAAAAAATATCCAGTAAAAGCTGATTTTAAAGGATTATCATTATCGACTTCCTTACAAGAACACATTCAAGTTGTTTTTGAAGAAAATAATTCGTTTGCTTATCTAAATTAAAAGTGCTTTAATTTCATTTGAAATTTGTTCAACAGATTTATCATCATTATTTACTATTTTATTGGCTTGATGATAATAAAAATTTCTATCAAATAAATGCTTGTTGATAAAATCCTTTAAAGTAACCTCATCTTGATTATGAAGTAAAGGGCGTTTAGCTTTTTCTTTAATTAATCGACTTACCAATGTATCAACAGACGCTTTTAAATAAACAGAAAAAACGCCTTCTTGAAGTAATAACTCATGATTGTTGTAATAACATGGAGTTCCTCCGCCTAAACTTAGAATAAAAGGTTCTTTTTTATCTAAAAACTTTTTCAATATTTCATTTTCTTTTTTGCGAAAATAGATTTCACCTCTAGTTTGAAACAATTCAGTAATTGATTTTTGAGTTTCTTTTTCAATCTCTTGATCCAAATCATAGAACGGAATTTGAAGGCTTTCAGCTAAAAAAGCCCCTATTACCGACTTACCACACCCCATGTAACCTAATAAAACTATTTTCATAAATAAATAATACCCTATAAATTAAAGGGTTAAGAAATTAATTGTAAAAAAAGACAAATTTATAAGAAAATCCCATTGCAAAATAAATAAATGTTTTTATATTTGCACCCGCATTCAAGGAAATAAAATGACTTGGTAGCTCAGCTGGTAGAGCACATCACTTTTAATGATGGGGTCCTGGGTTCGAATCCCAGCCAGGTCACTATATAAAACTTATTTCTTGAACGCACCGACTTGGTAGCTCAGCTGGTAGAGCACATCACTTTTAATGATGGGGTCCTGGGTTCGAATCCCAGCCAGGTCACAGAAAATCTTAAAGACGTTGCATTGCAACGTCTTTGTTTTTTATGGCCAAGTGGAGAAACGGTAGACTCGCCATCTTGAGGGGGTGGTGCTCGTAAGGGCGTGAGGGTTCAAATCCCTCCTTGGTCACTAATTTAATCTTTCCTTACTAGTTTTGTTTAAGATATTTTATTAAATATTAAACATTTTTTGTTGAAATTATTTTTTTGTTTACTTTTTTTATTATTTTTGTTAAACAAAAGGAAATGAGAAATGAACAACGTCAAAAATGTTTTCAGTATTAAAGATTTAGAAAATCTTTCAGGAATTAAAGCTCACACCATTCGAATTTGGGAAAAAAGATATAATGTTTTAGAACCTATGCGTTCTGATACTAATATCCGATCTTATGATATTAAGAATTTACAAAAATTATTAAATATCGTTTTACTCCATAATTACGGATACAAGATTTCTAAAATTGGAACATTAACACAAGATCAAATAAACCAACTTGCCAACGATATTATATCTGAAAAAAGTGCAAAAAATCATGCTATTAGCACTTTCAAGATGGCGATGATGAATTTCGATCAATCGTTGTTTTTCAATACTTACAATCAATTATTGAGTGAGAAATCATTTCGTGAAGTATTTTATACTGTTTTTATCCCATTAATGCAAGAAATAGGATTTCTTTGGCAAACTGAAACCATTTCACCAGCACACGAACATTTTATTAGTTATTTAATTAAACAAAAACTTTTAATTAATACCGAAAAAGTTCAGATATTAGAACCTACAAGAACAGATAAAGTTTTTGTATTGTTTTTGCCTTTAAATGAAGTTCACGAACTAGGATTAATGTATTTAAATTATGAAATCTTACTAAAAGGATATCAAACCATTTACTTAGGAGAAAGTATCCCAACCGATAGTTTATTAGATTTGATTAATTCCTACGAAAAAATATCCTTTGTTAGTTACCTAACTGTTGAGCCTAATCAGGATGAAATAGACAATTATATGATTGACATTCAAGCTAAGTTAATTGAAAAAACCAATCATGAACTGCTATTATTAGGCAGAATGACACAGTCTATTTCATCTAAAGTCATCAAAAAGAACGTACGTATATTTAATAGTATAGAAGAACTTTCAAATACCTTATAAAAAGTTTGCTTTTGTTTAACTTTTTATTATCTTTGTTAAACAAAAATATTAAAATAGTGAGTAAAAAAATCGCCATTATCGGATCTGGATTTTCATCGTTAGCAGCTTCATGCTATTTAGCAAAGCAAGGTAACGATGTAACAGTTTTTGAAAAAAACAGCACCATAGGAGGAAGAGCTCGTCAACTTAAAAAAGAGGGATTTACTTTCGATATTGGACCAACGTGGTATTGGATGCCTGATGTGTTTGAACGTTTCTTTGCCGATTTTGGTAAAAAACCTTCCGATTATTACGAATTAATTAAACTCTCTCCCGCTTATCAAGTCTATTTTGGACATTTAGATTTTGTAACCATTGCTGACAATTTACCAGAAATTGTAAAAACTTTTGAATCCATAGAAAAAGGAAGCGGTAAGCAATTAGAACAATTTATGGCAGAAGCTAAAAGCAATTATGATATTGCTATTAAGGATTTAGTATATCGTCCAGGAGAATCGCCTTTGGAGTTGATTACTTTAGAAACAGCCAAAAAAGTGAATCAATTTTTTAGTAACATTAAAAAAGATGTTCGAAAACGATTCAAAAACATGAAACTGGTTCAAATTTTAGAATTTCCTGTTCTATTTTTAGGAGCTAAACCAAGTGATACACCTTCTTTTTACAACTTTATGAACTTTGCCGACTTTGGCTTAGGAACTTGGCATCCAAAGAATGGAATGTATTCGGTGATTTTAGCAATGGAATCTTTGGCTAAAGAATTGGGTGTAAAAATCGAAACGAATGCTAATGTTCAAAAAATTGACGTAACTAATGGAAAAGCATCGGGGTTATTAGTAAACAATAAAATTGTTACCGCAGATATAATCTTGAGCGGTGCCGATTATCATCACTCAGAAACTTTATTAGATGAGAAATACCGTCAATACTCAGAAAAATATTGGGAAAACAAAACATTTGCTCCTTCTTCACTCCTATTTTATGTAGGATTTGATAAGAAAATTGAAAATGTAGAACATCACTCTTTATTTTTCGATGTAGATTTCGATATTCATGCCGAAGCAATTTATGACAACCCAAAATGGCCTGAAGAACCATTATTTTACGCAAGTTTTCCATCAAAAACCGATGAAAATTCAGCTCCAGAAGGAAAAGAAGCGGGTATATTTTTGATTCCGTTAGCGCCAGGTTTAGAAGATACATACGAGTTACGAGAATTATATTTTGAAAAAATAATAACACGATTAGAAAAATTAACTAATCAAAGTGTAAAAAATAATATTATCTTTAAAGAATCATTTTGTGTAAATGATTTTGTTAAAGAATATAATTCGTACAAAGGGAATGCGTATGGTATGGCAAATACCTTATTGCAAACTGCTTTTTTAAGACCTAAATTGAAAAGTAAAAAAGTGCAAAACTTGTATTTTACTGGACAATTAACAGTACCAGGACCGGGAGTACCGCCGTCTTTAATTTCAGGAAAATTAGTTGCCGATTTAATAAAAAAGTATCAATAGTATGAAGTCCATTTTTGATAACGTTTCATTTGATTGTAGCGTAAAAGTTACAAAAGCGTATAGCACGTCATTTTCATCTGCTGTTAAAATGTTAGCACCCAGCATCCGTCAAGATATTTATAACATCTACGGATTTGTACGTTTTGCTGACGAAATTGTTGATACTTTTCACGATTACGATAAAGAAGCTTTGTTTTCTCAATTTGAAAATGAATTAAGCCTTGCGCTATCTCAAAAAATAAGTTTAAATCCTATTTTAAACTCATTTCAACATACCGTAAATAAATATAACATTCCAATGGATTTAATTGATGCGTTTATGCATAGTATGAAGTTGGATTTACATAAATCAGTTTATACCACAGTTGAAGAATACAATCAATACATTTATGGTTCGGCAGATGTTGTAGGATTAATGTGTTTAAAGGTTTTTGTAAATGGAAATGATGAAAAATACGAAGAATTAAAGCACAGCGCTATGCGATTAGGTTCTGCTTTCCAAAAAGTGAATTTCTTACGCGATTTAAAAGCAGATTTTGAGGATTTGAGTAGAACATATTTTCCAAATACTGATTTGTCTCGTCTAGACGAAGCTTCAAAACAGCAAATTATTAATGAGATTCAAGCTGATTTTGATGCCGGATTTGAAGGCATTCAAAAACTTCCAATTGAAGCTAAATTTGGTGTTTACACTGCTTACATTTATTACAAGAAATTATTAAGTAAATTAAAAAAGACTCCGTCTGTTGAAATTAAAAATACGAGAATTCGTGTTCCAGATTATGAAAAAGTGGGATTATTAGCTAAATGCTACTTGAATTACAGATTAAATATTTTGTAGAATAATTGAAGTTAGATTTGAAAATTAATTATTGAAATTTAAAATGCTATGTGGATACATATCTTAGTTTTTTTTACCACTTTTTGCTTTATGGAATTTATGGCATGGTTTAGTCATAAATACATCATGCATGGATTTTTATGGGTTTTACATGCCGATCATCACAAAAAAGATCACGATTCTTGGTTTGAACGAAATGATGCTTTCTTTATTTTTTATGCATTAGTAAGTATTGGTTGCTTTCTTTTATGGAAATATGAAATTTTTATTTATGGATTAGCCATAGGACTTGGAATTTTAGCTTATGGAATTGCCTATTTTTTTGTACACGATATTTTTATTCACCAACGATTTAAATTGTTTAGAAATGCTAACAATCGGTATGCAAGAGCTGTAAGAAGAGCACACAAGATGCATCATAAGCATATAGGTAAAGAACATGGTGAATGTTTTGGAATGTTAATTGTTCCTTTCAAATACTTTAAAAACTAAAAAATCCCGCTTAGCGGGATTTTTTTTATTGTTTCATAAATTGTTCTAAAGGTTTCAATTGATCAATATCCAATTTTGATTTTTGAAGTAATTGTAACATATTCATTACATGAGTAGGATTCATATCATTTCCTAAAACACGTACTACCGCAAAACCATTTTCTTTCTTGCCAGCTAAAAACACAAATTCATCAATGTGTTCATCATCATTACCTACAAAATATACAGCTGCACCATCGTTTCCAGAACCTATTTTCATTAATTGTTGATAGCTTTCATCTTTTAATATTGATTTAACTTCTTTGATCTCATTTTCATATCCTACAGTATTAATAGAATCACTTTTAAAAGCTAAAACATTCATTTTATCAAAAGATTGTAAGGCTTCTTTTTCAGTATTAGATAATGAAACCTTATCTGTTTTTAAAACATCCGATGATAAGTCTAATGTAATAAATTGAGAAGATTCTGCTTTTTTTACAAAGTACTTTTGCAATGTTGGTTTGTTATTACAACTTACCACAAAAAACACGCTTAATAGGAGTAAAAGGAATTGTTTCATATCTTATTTCTTTGAAGCTTTTTTTAAATCATCTCCACCAGGCAAACTCATTTTTTCAGTTAACATCGAAATTTCATCTAAATTAAAGTTTCCTGTTAATGATAATACAATTGTACTGGCTTCTTTCATATTAGCACCTTCTATAAACATTAAAAGCTCTTTTACAACATTTTGATTAGCGCCCGATTTCACATAAATTTTTACATTTTTACCATCGCTATTAACACGCATCAATTCTTCTAACGGATTAGACTTCAAATAAGAATTTACCGTTGCTTTCATATCAGCTGCAATCTTTGCATTGTTTGTAGTGAAAACTTTTAAGTTTTCTAATTTTTTAAGCAAATTCATATATTGTTGCATTTCTTTATCTTTTGCATCAACTTTTACTTTGCTCATCATTTCAAACATTTTTTTATTTACTACAACAGATGTAACACCATCTTTATCTTCAAATTTATCAAAAGATCCTTGTGCAAAAGAAACCACTGATGCAAATAAAAACGCTATAACTACTACTAAATTTTTCATTTCCTTATTATTTAAAAATTGTTTTTTTTGATTTTTCATATTCTTCTAAATATACTACACTTTCCATGCCAATGTTAACTTGTTCAGATACCATTTTTAAGGCTTTTTGGGTAGCAATAAATGCTTCTTCTGGATTATCATAAGTTCCCAAATCATCTTGTTTTGAAAACGAAGGATAATAAAAAGTAGCTAATCCAAAAAGGACAGCAAAACTTGCAGCGATACCTATCCATTTTACAGTATTTTGTTTTCTAGGTTGTAATGGAAGTTTTTGCTTGAATTGCGTTTCTTTTTGTATTTCAAAGTAACCAAATAACGGTTGATATTTTGCCAAATGTGGCGCCACATCGTTGGAAGAAAAATAGGCCTTTAATTGTTTTTCTTCTGCTATTGTAGTTTCTCCTTGAAAGTATTTTTCCAATAATTGTTCAACTAACTTGAGTTCCATAATTATGTGTTTTTTCAATTTGTTCTCTTAAGGTTTTTCGCGCTCTTGACAACGCTACACGAACCGCTGTTTCATTCATTTCTAATACTTGAGCAATTTCTGAAAATTCATATTCTTCAATTTCTCTAAGTTGCAATATCATTCGTTGCTGTTCTGGTAATTCACCTATAAGCTTTTCTGCCCATTGCAACGTATTTTGATGTTCAATTTGTGTTTCAACACTTACTTGCTTGTCTTGATAATTGCTATGCACAATTTGCAAATTTGTAGCTCTTTTACTTTTAAGTTGATCCAAACAATAATTCTTGGTCATCGTCATCGCTAAAGCTTCCACACTATTGTATTGTTCCAAAGAACTGTTTTTATTCCATAACCTAACCAACACTTCCTGGGTAGCGTCTTCTGCCTCCTCAGTACTAACGAGCATTCGTTTCGCTAAACGAAATAACTTATCCTTGAAAGGAGTGATTATTTGTACAAACTCGTTTTGGTTCATATTAATTGGTTGGTTTATAATGAAGACGAATGTAATTTAATTTTGTTACAAAATGAAAAAAGGTTTTGATAAAATTATACCAAAACCTTTTAAAATCAATTTGTTATTTAGTTTTAAAACATAAAGTTCAAACCTAGTTTAAAGTTTCTACCTCTTGAATTATAACCGATTACTTCTTGAAAATCTTCATTAAAAATATTGGTTACTGAACCAAAAACTTGCAAACGATTTGGTAAAACCTCATATGAAATATTGGAATTTACTAACTGATAAGCTGATAAATTAACTCCTTCAGTTGCCCAAATATTTGAATTATAGAAAGCATCATTTCTTTTGTCAACGTATTGATAATTAATTCCGAATGTTCCTCTTTTTAATTTAAAGCTCAAATCTACATTTCCTTTGTGTTTTGGAATCAAACGATTTAATTGCTCTTCTACTTGAGTAAATGTATAATTTCCTCCAATATTCAAATTATCTGATAAGGCATAACGAGCACTAACTTCAACACCTTTCGCATTAAATGTGCCATCTACGTTTATGTAATAAGACTCAAAAGTTGTTGAATCAAAGAAAAATCCAATTGTATTACTTTCTTCTCTATAAAAACCAACCGCATTAATCGTTAATTTTTTATCCAATAATTGCGATTCAAAACCAAATTCTGCCGTAGCATTTTCTTCTGGAGTTAAGTCTAAATTCCCGTAAGGACCATATAATTGGTACAAACTTGGCGTGATGAAAGCCGTACTGTAGGAAGCTAATACTTTCAATGGTAAATTTTCAAACGAATAACTCGGATTAAAATTATACACTGCTTGATTTCCGTATTCGCTATGGGTATTGAAACGAGCTCCAGCATTGACATTCAAACCAAAATCGGAATTAAAAACCAATGCCGCATACGGATCTAATAAATTGAACTTCGCTCCTTCTCTTGCCACATCGGTATAAGCGTCTTTTTGTGTCATATCGAAATATTGATATTGCGCACCTAAAACCAAATATAGTTGTTTGCTGAAATTGTATTTATTGAAAGCATCAATCGAAGCACTTCTTCCTGAATAGTTATAAGTATCAATCGTTCCCGACCACGAATTTGAAATATTTAACACTCTATCAATAGTTGAAGCTCCTGCATTAATGGCAAATTCTCCTTTATTATATTTGTATTTTGGCAAGAATCCGATTCTAAATTGTTCCGAAAAACTATTGTTATTCAAATCGTCAGAATTCGCAATAATACCATCAAACGAATTGTCGAAAGTGTTTTTGATTCGGTCATAATTCCCGAAAAACTCAAAACTTAATTTATCAGTTGCCTTGAATCCGATTCTTTGCAACACATTCACTCTCGAAAACGTATCTTCTTCAAAATTTTCTCCAGCGGCTTCTGACATTCCTTTCGTTTCTGTGCTGTTTAAAGTGGTCATGTAGGAAACTTTATTGATGGTCCCGTTTACCGATAATCCTTGATTAAAATCTTGTGCACTTGTCTTTGAAGTTTCGGAAGAATTTTGCGTTCCCATATTGATGTACGCATTTCCTGAAATTTCCTTTTTAGCAGATTTTTTCAAAGTAATATTGATTACTCCTGTTGCCGCTCCTGTTCCGTATAACGTGCTCGAAGCGCCTTTCATTACTTCAATTTTCTCGATTTGTTCTACTGGAATCAAACGCAAATCGTATTCGATATTAATTCCTGAAGCATCAGAAACCGGAACACCATCAATGTAAATAGCAACCTGACGATTACGACCACCACGAATGTAATAACCTAAGTTTTTTCCATTAAACGATTGATTTCCATTGATTTCCACTCCAGCAACCTGACTCAAAACATTAGCCAAATTTTGACCTTTTTTAGCTTCTAAGTCTTGTGCAGTAATCACTTCAATAATTTTACCTGATTTTTCTTTGCTTTGCGCAAATTTTGTATCCGAAATAACAACTTCTTTTAAGTTGTTTACCTTTAGCGTATCTGATTCTTGAGCATACGCAAAAGCAGTAGCTAGTGTGAAAACACTTAAGCCAATAAACTTTTTGTTCATTTTAGGGTTAATAAAAAAATGCTGAACTAATTTTTCAACACATAGAATCATAGCTGAAATAGAAAGTAAAAAGGCATTTCATTTAACATAGATAACAAAGCGCTATGTGTAAAAATAATTTTTCTAAAACAACCTTTAAAAAAAACTACAAACTATGTGACTATGTGTTTAAACCAATCACTTCAATCAATAATTAATAATCTGGGAGAAAAGCACAGAATTTACCCATACTCAAACTTTTTTTCCCGAAAGTTTGTTACTCAATGAATGTGGCAGGTCTCCTGGCTTGCGTCTTGTTATCAACCTTCTCATTCGCCGTGGCGAACAATGGTAATGTAGAAAATAACAAGCTTGATAGCTTACAGTTGCGGGTACAGCTCAAGATTTTTGATTTTAGATTGATGATTTTAAATTTCAGAATAACTTCAAAAATCTTAAATCCTTAATCAATAGTCATCAATCACTTGATTCCCTTTTAATGTTGTTTTGAAAAAAATCAGAAACAACAACCAAAATTCGAGTGCAAAGGTATTTTAATTTTGTTTACATTTGAAAAAAAATATGAAAAAATATTTTTACATTGTTGTTCTATTAAGTTTGAATTGTTTGTCTCAAGTGAATTCAAATGAAAATCAAGAAATTTTATCGTTTAACAAAGTTGACGTAATTCCAATTTTTGAAAATTGCAAAAATGAGAAGAAAGACAATCAAAGAGATTGTGTTGTAAATTTAATCAATGCTCACATTGAAAAAAATTTGAAATATCCTGAAGAAGCCAAAAAAGTCAATCTAGAGTCTAAAGTTTTTTGCACTTTTATAATTGATGAAAATGGGAAAGTAACGGTAACTGAAGCCAAAGGAAAGCCAACATCATTTAAAAAAGCATTTGAAAATGAAGCCATTCGAGTGCTTAATTTACTTCCAAAGTTTATTCCTGGCAAACACAACGATAAATTGATAAAAGTTCAAGCACAATATACAGTTGAGTTCAAATTGAAAGATGATAAAATTGAAATAATAGATTATGAAAACACTCCAATTGTGGTAATGAGCGACGAAACAATAGTTGGAGAACCCAATTATGAAGATGAAGTGATTCCTTTTCAAGTAGTTGAACAAATTCCTTTATTCAAAGAATGTAAAATGGTAGAACTTGAAAATCAGAGAGAATGTTTTCAAGAACAAATGAAAAAGCATATAGAAACACAATTAAGATATCCTGAACACGCTAAACAATTTAAGGCTCAAGATCGTGTAATTACGCTTTTTGAAATTAATAAATTAGGCTATGTTACTAATATTAAAGTACGTTCTAGATTAAATGATGAATTTAGAATTTTATTTGAATCAGAAGCTAAACGAATCATTGGAACATTACCACAATTTTCTCCAGGTTTACAAAGAGGAAAAACTGTAATAGTCTCTTATTCAATTCCAATAAATTTCAAATTATAATCTACTTTTTCTTATTCATCTTACGCCACAACCAAATAAACCCAATTACAAAATGTACTAAAATGATTGTTGCTACGGCATATATGAAAGCGTTGGAATCTGTTCTCATGTTTTTTATGGCAAATTTAGTGGTTTTGGTAATTTCTTTCTGTCTTATTTGTTACACAAAGTTATAGAAAAAAACCTTTGCATCTTAGCGTCTTTGCGTGCAGAAAATAAAAAACTACTTTTGCAAAAAACATTTTCATGCGTCATTATATCTTTTTAGCTGTTTTATTTTTAGGATTTATCCAATGTAAAGAATCAGAAAACTCAGCAAATCTTTCTAATTCAGTTCAAAACTATATTCAACATTCGGAAGGATTTTCAATTGTAAAATATGAAGGCTTTTCAATTGTAAAAGTTTCAAATGCATATCCTGAAGCTAAAGACAATTACACCTATGTACTTCATAAAAAAGGAGTTCAAATTCCAGATAGCTTACAACAATTTACTTCTATTGAAGTTCCTATTAAAAAAGTAATCGTTACTTCAACTACGCACATTCCTGCTTTGGAATCTTTAGGAGTAGAAAATACTTTAATTGGTTTTCCAACCACACAATACATATCATCTGAAAAAACAAGAGCTTTAATCGATGATGGAAAAGTGAGAGATTTAGGTTCCAATCAAGGATTAAATATCGAAGTCATTTTAGACATTCAACCCGATGTAATCGTAGGATTTAGTGTGGATGGCGATTTGAAAACCTACAAAAACTTAGAAAAAAACGGTCAGAAAATCATCTTCAACGGCGATTGGACTGAAAAAACACCATTAGGAAAAGCCGAATGGATTAAATTCTTTGGTGCATTATATGATTTAGACAAAAAAGCAACTGAAATCTTCAACTCAATTGAGAAAGAATACAATTCCGTATTAGATTTAGCGAAAAATGCCAAAACCCAACCCACTATTTTTGCAGGTGCTATCTACGAAGACCAATGGTTTTTACCACAAGGCGATAGTTGGGCAGCTTATTTCTTAAAAGAAGCCAACGGAAATTATTTATGGAAAGATTCCAAAGGAACGGGAAGTTTAGCTTTATCGTTTGAAAGCGTTTTAGACAAAGCAAAAGATGCTGATTTTTGGATTGGTCCAGGGCAATTTACATCGATTCAACAAATTTTGAATAACAACCCAAATTACATTCACTTTAAAGCAGTTGCAACTAAAAACGTGTATTCCTTTAGTACCAAAAAAGGCAAAACAGGAGGTGTTATTTATTATGAATTAGCACAAAATCGACCTGATTTAGTTTTAAAAGATATTGTGAAGATTTTACATCCTGAAGTGTTGCCAGATTATGAGTTGTTCTTTTTTGAGAAGCTGAAGTAAAATTGAAACCTGATTTCAAATTGAAACACATAGTCACATAGTTTAGCTTTATGTAAATTTTAGGCGTTTCACTTTACATAGTTAACATAAGCTATGTGAGAATGAAATGATTTCAACAGAACTTTACTTTACATTTTTTCTATGTGACTATGTGTTTAAAAACCCAAAAAACGTAATTTAGCCAAAAATTCAACGCATGCCATTAACCAAAAAACAAAACCTTCTTTTCATCCTCTTGCTTGTCGCAATGGTGTTTTTGTTTTTGGTAAATATTAGCTTAGGTTCGGTTTCTATTCCTTTGAAAGAAGTCGTTAAAGGACTTTTCTCGCAAGAAATGAGTAAGGAAAGTTGGGAAATCATTCTGTGGAATTTCCGTTTTCCAAAAGCCATAACCGCAATTTTAGTTGGAATTGGACTTTCGATGAGCGGCTTGTTGATGCAAACCTTATTTCGAAATCCATTGGCAGGACCTTATGTTTTGGGATTGAGTTCGGGTGCGAGTTTGGGTGTAGCGTTTATCATTTTAGGAACAGGATTTTTACCCACTTTTATTTCATCTTTCTTTTTATCAAATTACGGATTAATTTTAGCTTCGAGTTTAGGAAGTTTATTGGTTTTTATGGCCGTTTTAATGGTATCGAAAAAACTAAAAGACACCATGGCAATCCTAATTGTCGGATTGATGTTTGGAAGTTTCACTAGTGCCATAGTTTCGGTTTTATCTTATTTTACTTCGGCTGAAAAATTGCAGAAATTCACTT
It encodes the following:
- a CDS encoding TonB-dependent receptor plug domain-containing protein, producing the protein MNKKFIGLSVFTLATAFAYAQESDTLKVNNLKEVVISDTKFAQSKEKSGKIIEVITAQDLEAKKGQNLANVLSQVAGVEINGNQSFNGKNLGYYIRGGRNRQVAIYIDGVPVSDASGINIEYDLRLIPVEQIEKIEVMKGASSTLYGTGAATGVINITLKKSAKKEISGNAYINMGTQNSSETSKTSAQDFNQGLSVNGTINKVSYMTTLNSTETKGMSEAAGENFEEDTFSRVNVLQRIGFKATDKLSFEFFGNYDRIKNTFDNSFDGIIANSDDLNNNSFSEQFRIGFLPKYKYNKGEFAINAGASTIDRVLNISNSWSGTIDTYNYSGRSASIDAFNKYNFSKQLYLVLGAQYQYFDMTQKDAYTDVAREGAKFNLLDPYAALVFNSDFGLNVNAGARFNTHSEYGNQAVYNFNPSYSFENLPLKVLASYSTAFITPSLYQLYGPYGNLDLTPEENATAEFGFESQLLDKKLTINAVGFYREESNTIGFFFDSTTFESYYINVDGTFNAKGVEVSARYALSDNLNIGGNYTFTQVEEQLNRLIPKHKGNVDLSFKLKRGTFGINYQYVDKRNDAFYNSNIWATEGVNLSAYQLVNSNISYEVLPNRLQVFGSVTNIFNEDFQEVIGYNSRGRNFKLGLNFMF
- a CDS encoding energy transducer TonB gives rise to the protein MKKYFYIVVLLSLNCLSQVNSNENQEILSFNKVDVIPIFENCKNEKKDNQRDCVVNLINAHIEKNLKYPEEAKKVNLESKVFCTFIIDENGKVTVTEAKGKPTSFKKAFENEAIRVLNLLPKFIPGKHNDKLIKVQAQYTVEFKLKDDKIEIIDYENTPIVVMSDETIVGEPNYEDEVIPFQVVEQIPLFKECKMVELENQRECFQEQMKKHIETQLRYPEHAKQFKAQDRVITLFEINKLGYVTNIKVRSRLNDEFRILFESEAKRIIGTLPQFSPGLQRGKTVIVSYSIPINFKL
- a CDS encoding ABC transporter substrate-binding protein; this encodes MRHYIFLAVLFLGFIQCKESENSANLSNSVQNYIQHSEGFSIVKYEGFSIVKVSNAYPEAKDNYTYVLHKKGVQIPDSLQQFTSIEVPIKKVIVTSTTHIPALESLGVENTLIGFPTTQYISSEKTRALIDDGKVRDLGSNQGLNIEVILDIQPDVIVGFSVDGDLKTYKNLEKNGQKIIFNGDWTEKTPLGKAEWIKFFGALYDLDKKATEIFNSIEKEYNSVLDLAKNAKTQPTIFAGAIYEDQWFLPQGDSWAAYFLKEANGNYLWKDSKGTGSLALSFESVLDKAKDADFWIGPGQFTSIQQILNNNPNYIHFKAVATKNVYSFSTKKGKTGGVIYYELAQNRPDLVLKDIVKILHPEVLPDYELFFFEKLK
- a CDS encoding FecCD family ABC transporter permease, with the protein product MPLTKKQNLLFILLLVAMVFLFLVNISLGSVSIPLKEVVKGLFSQEMSKESWEIILWNFRFPKAITAILVGIGLSMSGLLMQTLFRNPLAGPYVLGLSSGASLGVAFIILGTGFLPTFISSFFLSNYGLILASSLGSLLVFMAVLMVSKKLKDTMAILIVGLMFGSFTSAIVSVLSYFTSAEKLQKFTFWSMGSISNLSWNEISLLSVFVIIGIGISFMVIKPLNALLLGEKYAQSIGINYKKTRYLIIIATSILAGSITAFAGPIAFIGLAVPHMAKLLFQTSNHFVLFWSTLLLGAIVMLCCDTIAQVPGNDITLPINAITSVIGAPVVIWLLVRKKRF